A stretch of the Fusobacterium varium genome encodes the following:
- a CDS encoding putative mechanosensitive ion channel protein, which translates to MNFLATITSLENRDGEKIFKVILNDALIFLIKLLIFLFIIYIGKKITEMILKYIEKVSKDRIDPGAKQFSKSFIKLGLYIIFFLFGLLVFGFKEQSIITMISAVGLGVGISLRGFLSNFAGGVVILFTRPFTVGEYIEVNGAFGEVYKIDVFSTHINTLDSKRVIIPNNVMINSNVINHDANEYRRIKLTVPVAYECDQNRAVEVLERISKTFEGLENERKSFINIMSYGDSSVNIYFIVWTKREHYYSVRSKLMAYIIKVFNEENIEIPYNKLEVNLKN; encoded by the coding sequence ATGAACTTTTTAGCAACAATTACATCTTTAGAAAATAGAGATGGTGAAAAAATATTTAAAGTTATTTTAAATGATGCTTTGATTTTTTTAATCAAATTACTTATATTTTTATTTATTATTTATATTGGTAAAAAGATTACTGAAATGATATTGAAGTATATCGAGAAGGTATCAAAAGATAGAATTGATCCTGGAGCAAAACAATTCAGCAAATCTTTTATTAAATTAGGATTATATATTATATTTTTTCTGTTTGGACTTCTTGTATTTGGATTTAAGGAACAATCTATCATAACAATGATAAGTGCAGTAGGTCTTGGAGTAGGTATTTCACTCAGAGGATTTCTTTCTAATTTTGCAGGAGGAGTGGTAATCTTATTTACAAGGCCTTTTACTGTGGGAGAATATATTGAAGTAAATGGAGCTTTTGGTGAAGTATATAAAATAGATGTATTTTCAACTCATATAAATACATTGGATAGTAAAAGAGTAATAATTCCAAATAATGTTATGATAAACAGCAATGTAATTAATCATGATGCAAATGAATACAGAAGAATAAAACTTACTGTACCAGTAGCTTATGAATGTGATCAGAATAGGGCTGTTGAAGTTTTAGAGAGAATAAGTAAAACTTTTGAAGGATTGGAAAATGAAAGAAAAAGTTTTATCAATATAATGAGTTATGGAGATTCTTCAGTAAATATTTATTTTATAGTATGGACAAAGAGAGAGCATTATTATAGTGTGAGAAGTAAACTCATGGCTTATATTATTAAGGTTTTCAATGAGGAAAACATAGAAATTCCATATAATAAACTAGAAGTAAATTTAAAAAATTAG
- a CDS encoding putative transporter has product MSNIEKKVLRFLKDYFFITLGCFLYAFAVNYFYVSNHLAEGGVTGIALIIFYLFKTPVGTTYFIINIPLLIIGWKMLGKDFIVKTLYGTAMMSFALDFTSGLNGATDDVLLASLYGGFIGGIGLGIIFMSGGSTGGTDIIARIMTKYRGIPVGRAMFILDVVVLSAVAFLFGKEIFMYTMIAAMVLTKTIDFLQEGLDKAKAVTIISRKAEELRVKLMDETGRGVTILDGSGGFTRDSFDIIYCVVSKFQIVKLKRIVRDTDPEAFLTITDVSEVLGEGFKELNKE; this is encoded by the coding sequence GTGAGTAATATAGAAAAAAAAGTTTTAAGATTTTTAAAAGATTATTTTTTTATAACATTAGGATGCTTTTTATATGCTTTTGCAGTAAATTATTTTTATGTAAGCAATCATTTAGCTGAAGGAGGAGTTACAGGGATAGCTCTTATTATTTTCTATCTTTTTAAAACTCCAGTGGGAACAACTTATTTTATAATAAATATTCCATTATTAATAATTGGATGGAAGATGCTGGGAAAAGATTTTATAGTAAAAACTCTTTATGGAACAGCTATGATGTCCTTTGCATTAGATTTTACCTCAGGATTAAACGGTGCTACAGATGATGTACTCTTAGCTTCTCTTTATGGAGGTTTTATAGGCGGAATTGGATTAGGAATAATATTCATGTCTGGTGGTTCTACTGGCGGAACTGATATTATAGCTAGGATAATGACAAAATATAGAGGAATACCAGTTGGAAGAGCTATGTTTATATTGGATGTAGTAGTACTTTCAGCAGTAGCATTTTTATTTGGAAAAGAAATATTTATGTATACTATGATAGCTGCCATGGTATTGACTAAAACTATAGATTTTTTACAAGAAGGACTTGATAAAGCAAAAGCAGTAACTATAATTTCCAGAAAAGCAGAAGAATTAAGAGTCAAACTTATGGATGAAACAGGAAGAGGAGTAACTATATTAGATGGCTCTGGAGGATTTACAAGAGATTCTTTTGATATAATATATTGTGTTGTAAGCAAATTTCAAATAGTAAAATTGAAAAGAATAGTGAGAGATACTGATCCTGAAGCTTTTCTCACTATAACTGATGTATCAGAAGTTTTAGGAGAAGGATTTAAAGAACTCAATAAAGAATAG
- a CDS encoding TPR repeat-containing protein, whose product MSKELKEKIALLNDEEKYQEIVDIVLATKEKDRDFEIISEWGRAENNLGNYDKALEILFSIEEEGKEDSLWNYRVGYAYSGLENYEKAAEYFEKSKNLDPDYAWTYFELGWNLQRIEKNEEALSALRKAIELDPENTFALAEIGDIYEKLDNYESALEYFKKAEELGRDDYWVITHIGWCLNQLDKDEEALGYYMKALDGEEDNIWLLSQIGVTLGAVKKYEEGIEYLKKAEELGRNDVWLNSELGWQLARIEKHEEAVEYFKKAEELGRSDAWLYNQLGWNLGVLDKYEEELEYLYKSKKISEDDVWLESEIGWTLRNMSKPEEALEYLNKARELGRDDAWIHLEMGLSLGDLGRNEEALGELKKAEENGDESIRLYSTIAWNLGQLNKNEEALKYLEKVEKLGRNDIWLYSEMGWNLDAAGRTEEGEKYLQKAIELGRNDSWIYSEIGYSLSRNQKVEEGIEYYLKAKELGRNDVWLNSEIAWSYDIIGKYEEALPYLETTEKLGRDDIWLNCEFAICLGRTGKSEEAIARLFKAQELGREDDWLYSEIAYNYGRLDRAEEALIYLDKAEKLGRDDTWLYSEIGWNLGTLEKYEEGLKYFEKVIEMGRNDEWIYSQIGWTLAKLGRNEEAAENLKKAVELNPYDSWIEYNLGRVLRKCGKFVEAMEHIRKSAEIGGYEGWTDLELAWDYAEIDEKEIAKEYLGNVEKYLDINSDAVKEDYNIVKSLINAMPIMFS is encoded by the coding sequence ATGAGTAAAGAATTAAAAGAGAAAATAGCACTTCTTAATGATGAAGAAAAATATCAGGAAATTGTAGATATAGTTCTTGCAACAAAAGAAAAAGACAGAGATTTTGAAATTATATCAGAATGGGGAAGAGCAGAAAATAATTTAGGAAATTATGACAAGGCTTTAGAAATACTTTTTTCTATTGAAGAAGAGGGAAAAGAGGATTCATTGTGGAATTATAGAGTAGGATATGCTTATAGCGGACTGGAAAATTATGAAAAAGCAGCTGAATATTTTGAGAAATCAAAAAATTTAGATCCTGATTATGCATGGACATATTTTGAACTTGGATGGAATCTGCAAAGAATAGAAAAAAATGAGGAAGCATTGAGTGCCTTAAGAAAAGCTATAGAATTAGATCCGGAAAATACCTTTGCCCTTGCTGAAATAGGGGATATATATGAAAAATTGGATAATTATGAAAGTGCACTAGAATATTTTAAAAAGGCAGAAGAATTAGGAAGAGATGACTACTGGGTAATTACACATATAGGATGGTGCCTAAACCAGTTAGATAAAGATGAAGAGGCTTTGGGATATTATATGAAAGCTCTGGATGGAGAAGAAGATAATATATGGCTTTTATCACAAATTGGAGTAACACTTGGAGCTGTAAAAAAATATGAAGAAGGAATAGAATATTTAAAAAAAGCAGAAGAATTAGGAAGAAATGATGTATGGCTGAACTCAGAATTAGGATGGCAGCTGGCAAGAATAGAAAAACATGAAGAAGCAGTAGAATATTTTAAAAAGGCTGAGGAATTAGGAAGAAGTGATGCTTGGCTTTATAATCAGTTAGGATGGAATCTTGGAGTTCTGGACAAATATGAAGAGGAATTAGAATATCTTTATAAATCTAAAAAAATATCAGAAGATGATGTATGGCTTGAATCTGAAATAGGTTGGACTTTAAGAAATATGTCAAAACCAGAGGAAGCTTTAGAGTATTTAAATAAAGCAAGAGAACTGGGAAGAGATGATGCATGGATTCATTTGGAAATGGGATTGTCTTTAGGGGATTTAGGAAGAAATGAAGAAGCATTGGGAGAATTAAAAAAAGCTGAAGAAAATGGGGATGAAAGTATTCGTCTTTATTCTACTATAGCATGGAATTTAGGACAGCTGAATAAAAATGAAGAAGCTCTAAAATATTTAGAAAAAGTAGAAAAGTTAGGCAGAAATGATATATGGCTTTATTCAGAAATGGGTTGGAATTTAGATGCAGCAGGAAGAACTGAAGAAGGAGAGAAATATCTTCAAAAAGCTATTGAACTAGGAAGAAATGATTCATGGATTTATTCTGAAATAGGATACAGTCTTTCAAGAAATCAAAAAGTAGAAGAAGGAATAGAATATTATCTTAAAGCAAAAGAATTAGGAAGAAATGATGTATGGCTGAACTCAGAAATAGCTTGGTCATATGACATTATTGGAAAATATGAAGAGGCACTTCCATATCTTGAAACAACTGAAAAATTAGGAAGAGATGATATATGGCTAAATTGTGAATTTGCTATTTGTCTAGGGAGAACTGGAAAAAGTGAGGAAGCAATAGCAAGATTGTTTAAAGCTCAAGAACTAGGAAGAGAAGATGACTGGTTATATTCAGAGATAGCTTATAATTATGGAAGACTTGATAGAGCAGAAGAGGCTTTGATTTATCTGGATAAAGCTGAAAAATTAGGAAGAGATGATACTTGGTTGTATTCAGAAATAGGTTGGAACTTAGGAACTTTAGAAAAATATGAAGAGGGATTAAAATATTTTGAAAAAGTAATAGAAATGGGAAGAAATGATGAATGGATTTATTCACAAATAGGATGGACTCTTGCTAAATTAGGAAGAAATGAAGAAGCAGCAGAAAATTTAAAAAAAGCAGTTGAACTTAATCCGTATGACAGTTGGATAGAATATAATCTGGGAAGAGTTTTAAGAAAATGCGGAAAATTTGTTGAAGCTATGGAGCATATAAGAAAATCTGCTGAAATAGGTGGCTATGAAGGATGGACAGATTTAGAATTAGCCTGGGATTATGCTGAAATAGATGAAAAAGAAATAGCAAAAGAATATTTAGGGAATGTAGAAAAATACTTAGACATAAATTCTGATGCTGTTAAAGAGGATTATAATATAGTTAAATCATTGATAAATGCTATGCCAATAATGTTTTCTTAA
- a CDS encoding putative ABC transporter ATP-binding protein — MQNMVHQDIPALVIDDVSKIYVQWQRSGKIKDIVKNLFSPERKVVKALDKLSFKVSSGEFLAYAGANGAGKSTTIKILSGILQPSSGNISVLGMSPGKERIKLMENIGVLFGQRTELWWDHPVITSYEWKKSVWNIPQEIFNENLAMVTELLDLSDILKTFARELSLGQRMRADLGMLLLHSPKIIFLDEPTLGLDVLAKKKMINFLKKLNKVKGVTIIVTSHDMDDLEEMAERIILLSKGQIAFDGNFEELRKVQSNSSRLIITSSGEAPALDEMELIISEEGKHSYKFDKEKIKINEIFKKLSQYPEIIDIEIIKAPIEDIIADLYNSWKK; from the coding sequence ATGCAAAATATGGTTCACCAAGATATTCCAGCTTTGGTCATAGATGATGTAAGTAAAATATATGTACAATGGCAGAGAAGTGGAAAAATAAAAGATATAGTAAAAAATCTTTTTTCACCAGAAAGAAAAGTGGTAAAAGCTTTAGATAAATTGTCTTTTAAAGTATCATCAGGAGAGTTTTTAGCTTATGCAGGGGCAAATGGAGCTGGGAAAAGTACCACAATAAAAATACTTTCGGGAATTTTACAGCCATCAAGTGGGAATATTTCTGTGTTAGGAATGTCTCCAGGAAAAGAACGTATAAAACTTATGGAAAATATAGGAGTACTATTTGGGCAAAGAACAGAATTATGGTGGGATCATCCTGTAATTACAAGTTATGAATGGAAAAAATCAGTTTGGAATATACCACAGGAGATTTTTAATGAAAATCTGGCTATGGTGACTGAGCTTTTAGACTTATCTGATATATTGAAAACATTTGCCAGAGAACTTAGTCTGGGTCAGCGTATGAGAGCTGATTTAGGAATGCTGCTCCTGCATAGTCCTAAAATAATATTTTTAGATGAACCAACATTAGGGCTTGATGTTCTTGCAAAGAAAAAAATGATAAATTTTTTAAAAAAATTAAATAAGGTGAAAGGGGTAACAATAATTGTAACAAGCCATGATATGGATGATTTAGAAGAGATGGCAGAAAGAATAATATTGCTCTCTAAGGGACAGATAGCTTTTGATGGTAATTTTGAAGAATTGAGAAAAGTACAGAGTAATTCTTCCAGACTGATAATAACCTCAAGTGGTGAAGCTCCAGCTTTAGATGAAATGGAACTCATAATTTCAGAAGAGGGAAAACATAGTTACAAGTTTGATAAAGAAAAAATTAAAATAAATGAGATTTTTAAAAAGCTTTCTCAATATCCAGAAATTATTGATATTGAAATAATAAAAGCACCAATAGAGGATATAATAGCTGATTTATACAACAGCTGGAAAAAATAG
- a CDS encoding amino acid ABC transporter ATP-binding protein yields MIIQVNNLSKQYLEGDIILKNINLDIEKGEVVSIIGPSGGGKSTLLRCLIGLEEIDSGNIKVPDKKKMGMVFQSFNLFPHKTAIQNIMESLIVVDKMDKSEAKKIAYDLLEKVGLKDRADFYPKALSGGQKQRVAIARALARNPEVLLFDEPTSALDPDMVKEVLNVIEQLRESSNITMVIVSHEIDFVNQISDRIIVMENGNIKDIVINKKKRQVS; encoded by the coding sequence ATGATTATCCAAGTTAATAATTTATCTAAACAGTACTTAGAAGGAGATATAATACTTAAAAATATCAATCTTGATATAGAAAAAGGAGAAGTTGTTTCTATTATAGGTCCATCTGGTGGTGGAAAATCTACCCTTCTCAGATGTCTTATCGGGTTGGAAGAAATAGATTCTGGGAATATCAAAGTTCCTGATAAAAAGAAAATGGGAATGGTTTTTCAATCTTTTAATCTTTTTCCTCATAAAACAGCTATTCAAAATATAATGGAATCACTGATAGTTGTAGATAAAATGGATAAATCTGAAGCCAAAAAAATAGCTTATGATCTTTTAGAAAAAGTTGGGCTAAAAGACAGAGCTGACTTTTACCCTAAAGCTCTTTCTGGAGGTCAAAAACAGAGGGTAGCTATTGCCAGAGCTTTAGCAAGAAATCCAGAAGTTCTGCTTTTTGATGAACCTACATCTGCTCTTGATCCTGATATGGTAAAGGAAGTATTGAATGTTATTGAGCAGCTTAGAGAATCAAGCAATATTACTATGGTAATAGTAAGCCATGAAATAGATTTTGTTAATCAAATTTCTGATAGAATAATTGTTATGGAAAACGGAAATATAAAAGATATAGTAATAAACAAAAAGAAGAGACAGGTTTCCTAA
- a CDS encoding amino acid ABC transporter permease translates to MDGNIIFILKGMKLTVNLYVVTMLFSLPLGILLSLGRVSKNTTLSNIIQVYTWIFRGTPLLLQLFFVYYGLPVVGITLSPFAAASLTFVINYTAYFCEIFRGSILGIDPGQYEAAKVLGMKYWQTMIRIIIPQALITALPPLSNEAISLIKDTSLVSAIGMAEILRNSREIVTRDFSIAPFFICAVVYLGLSTIVVLFFKKMEKKVMI, encoded by the coding sequence ATGGACGGAAATATAATATTTATTTTAAAAGGTATGAAATTAACAGTTAATTTATATGTTGTGACTATGCTCTTCTCTCTTCCTCTAGGGATATTATTATCCCTAGGAAGAGTTTCAAAAAATACAACATTAAGCAATATAATTCAAGTTTACACATGGATATTTAGAGGTACACCTCTTTTACTCCAGCTTTTCTTTGTGTACTATGGTCTTCCAGTAGTTGGTATTACTTTATCGCCTTTTGCTGCTGCTTCTCTTACATTTGTTATAAATTATACAGCTTATTTCTGTGAAATATTTAGAGGAAGCATTCTGGGAATTGATCCAGGACAATATGAAGCTGCAAAAGTACTTGGTATGAAGTACTGGCAGACTATGATTAGAATAATAATTCCACAAGCTCTTATTACAGCACTTCCGCCATTGTCAAATGAAGCCATCTCTCTTATTAAAGATACTTCATTAGTTTCTGCTATTGGAATGGCTGAGATATTAAGAAATTCAAGAGAAATTGTTACTCGTGATTTCTCAATAGCACCATTTTTTATATGTGCAGTAGTTTATTTAGGACTTTCTACAATAGTTGTTTTATTCTTTAAAAAAATGGAAAAAAAGGTGATGATATAA